In Streptomyces alboniger, the following are encoded in one genomic region:
- a CDS encoding DUF3039 domain-containing protein: MSTLEPEPERGAGTGTLVEPTPQVSHGDGDHERYAHYVQKDKIMASALDGTPVVALCGKVWVPGRDPKKYPVCPMCKEIYESMGAGGDKDKGGKDGKK; encoded by the coding sequence ATGAGCACTCTTGAGCCCGAGCCCGAGCGCGGGGCAGGTACGGGGACCCTCGTAGAGCCGACGCCGCAGGTGTCGCACGGTGACGGCGACCACGAGCGCTACGCGCACTACGTCCAGAAGGACAAGATCATGGCGAGCGCGCTCGACGGGACCCCCGTCGTCGCGCTCTGCGGCAAGGTGTGGGTCCCCGGCCGCGACCCGAAGAAGTACCCCGTCTGTCCCATGTGCAAGGAGATCTACGAGTCCATGGGCGCCGGCGGCGACAAGGACAAGGGCGGCAAGGACGGCAAGAAGTAA
- a CDS encoding beta-N-acetylhexosaminidase — translation MTHDQLIPAPARAEAVPGSSFAAGPSTTLWAGPGTESTERWLRATLGAALGLPLPSGPEGAGGSVSLLLDGSLEAEAYRLTIDEERVEIRGGAAAGVFWGAQTLRQLFGPDAFRRAPLRPDVPRSVPAGVVEDAPRFGWRGMMLDVARHFMPKEGVLRYLDLLAAHKLNVFHFHLTDDQGWRVEIKRHPRLTEAGSWRARSKWGHRNSPLWEERPHGGFYTQDDIREIVAYAESLHIAVVPEIDIPGHSQAAISAYPHLGNADVVDTEALTVWDTWGVSKNVLAPTEDVLRFYEGVFEEVLDLFPSTFVHVGGDECPKDQWKASAAAQARVKELGVEGEDGLQSWFIRHFDQWLSARGRRLIGWDEILEGGLAEGATVSSWRGYRGGIAAAKSGHDVIMCPEQHVYLDHRQDGGPHEPMPIGFVRTLEDVYRFEPVPAELTEEEAARVLGTQANVWTEVMEHQGRVDYQVFPRLAAFCEVAWRRLPAPAERDFADFERRMTAHYARLDALGVDYRPPGGPLPRQRRPAPEGLTDSDLGRPIEGPPPNV, via the coding sequence ATGACCCATGACCAGCTCATCCCGGCGCCCGCACGCGCCGAGGCCGTGCCCGGTTCCTCCTTCGCCGCCGGACCCTCCACCACCCTGTGGGCGGGCCCCGGCACCGAGTCCACCGAGCGCTGGCTGCGCGCCACGCTCGGCGCGGCCCTCGGTCTGCCGCTGCCGTCCGGGCCCGAGGGCGCGGGCGGCTCCGTCTCCCTGCTCCTCGACGGCTCCCTGGAGGCGGAGGCGTACCGGCTCACCATCGACGAGGAGCGCGTCGAGATCCGCGGCGGCGCGGCCGCGGGCGTCTTCTGGGGCGCCCAGACGCTCCGCCAGCTCTTCGGCCCCGACGCCTTCCGGCGGGCGCCCCTGCGCCCGGACGTGCCGCGCTCCGTCCCCGCGGGCGTCGTCGAGGACGCCCCCCGCTTCGGATGGCGCGGCATGATGCTGGACGTGGCCCGGCACTTCATGCCGAAGGAAGGCGTCCTGCGCTACCTCGACCTGCTCGCCGCCCACAAGCTCAACGTCTTCCACTTCCACCTCACCGACGACCAGGGCTGGCGCGTGGAGATCAAGCGCCACCCGAGGCTCACCGAGGCCGGCTCGTGGCGGGCCCGCTCCAAGTGGGGGCACCGCAACTCGCCGCTGTGGGAGGAGCGCCCGCACGGCGGCTTCTACACCCAGGACGACATCCGCGAGATCGTCGCGTACGCGGAGTCCCTGCACATCGCCGTCGTCCCCGAGATCGACATCCCCGGCCACTCGCAGGCCGCCATCAGCGCCTACCCGCACCTCGGCAACGCGGACGTCGTCGACACCGAGGCGCTGACCGTCTGGGACACCTGGGGCGTCAGCAAGAACGTCCTCGCCCCCACCGAGGACGTACTCCGGTTCTACGAAGGTGTCTTCGAGGAAGTCCTCGACCTCTTCCCGTCCACCTTCGTCCACGTCGGCGGCGACGAGTGCCCCAAGGACCAGTGGAAGGCCTCGGCCGCCGCGCAGGCCCGCGTCAAGGAGCTGGGCGTCGAGGGCGAGGACGGGCTCCAGAGCTGGTTCATCCGCCACTTCGACCAGTGGCTCTCGGCCCGCGGGCGGCGGCTCATCGGCTGGGACGAGATCCTGGAGGGCGGCCTCGCCGAGGGGGCCACCGTCTCCTCCTGGCGCGGCTATCGCGGCGGCATCGCCGCCGCCAAGTCCGGCCACGACGTCATCATGTGCCCCGAGCAGCACGTGTACTTGGACCACCGGCAGGACGGCGGCCCCCACGAGCCGATGCCGATCGGCTTCGTCCGCACCCTGGAGGACGTCTACCGCTTCGAGCCCGTCCCCGCCGAACTCACCGAGGAGGAGGCCGCCCGCGTCCTCGGCACCCAGGCCAACGTGTGGACCGAGGTGATGGAGCACCAGGGACGCGTCGACTACCAGGTGTTCCCGCGTCTGGCCGCGTTCTGCGAGGTCGCCTGGCGCAGGCTCCCGGCCCCCGCCGAGCGCGACTTCGCCGACTTCGAGCGGCGTATGACCGCTCACTACGCGCGACTTGACGCCCTCGGCGTCGACTACCGGCCGCCGGGCGGCCCGTTGCCCCGGCAGCGGCGGCCCGCCCCCGAAGGGCTGACGGACAGTGACCTCGGCCGTCCGATCGAGGGGCCGCCCCCGAACGTGTGA
- a CDS encoding FAD binding domain-containing protein, with the protein MTTHAPQAAQTPQSVKLPATLDEAVAALAAMPAAVPVAGGTDLMASVNSGQLRPAALVGLGRISEIRGWQYQDGHGLLGAGLTHARMGRPDFAALFPALAAAARAAGPPQIRNAGTLGGNIASAAPTGDALPVLAALEAVLIIAGPGGARREIPVSHLLAGREMLRPGELIGFVRVPLLHAPQVFLKATGRTGPGRAIASVALVLDPARRAVRCAVGAIAPMPLRPLEAEQWVASLIDWDGERGSLVPEAVTAFGEYVAAACVPDQPPAADGTEQPLPPGVLHLRRTVAALARRALGRALS; encoded by the coding sequence TTGACCACGCACGCACCGCAGGCGGCACAGACACCGCAGTCGGTGAAGCTGCCCGCCACGCTCGACGAGGCCGTGGCGGCACTCGCCGCCATGCCCGCCGCCGTACCCGTCGCCGGCGGCACGGACCTGATGGCCTCGGTCAACTCGGGACAGCTGCGCCCCGCCGCCCTCGTCGGCCTCGGCCGCATCAGCGAGATCCGCGGCTGGCAGTACCAGGACGGGCACGGCCTGCTCGGCGCCGGGCTCACCCACGCCCGCATGGGCCGCCCCGACTTCGCCGCCCTGTTCCCCGCCCTGGCCGCCGCCGCGCGCGCCGCGGGACCGCCCCAGATCCGCAACGCGGGCACCCTCGGCGGCAACATCGCATCGGCCGCGCCGACCGGCGACGCGCTGCCCGTCCTCGCGGCCCTCGAAGCCGTCCTGATCATCGCGGGGCCCGGTGGCGCCCGCCGCGAGATCCCCGTCTCGCACCTGCTCGCGGGCCGGGAGATGCTCCGCCCCGGCGAGCTGATCGGTTTCGTGCGCGTGCCGTTGCTGCACGCCCCCCAGGTCTTCCTCAAGGCGACCGGACGCACCGGCCCCGGCCGGGCCATCGCGTCCGTCGCGCTCGTCCTCGACCCCGCGCGGCGCGCTGTGCGGTGCGCGGTCGGCGCCATCGCGCCGATGCCGCTGCGGCCCCTGGAGGCCGAGCAGTGGGTCGCCTCGCTGATCGACTGGGACGGCGAGCGCGGCAGCCTCGTCCCGGAGGCGGTCACCGCCTTCGGTGAGTACGTGGCCGCCGCCTGCGTCCCCGACCAGCCCCCGGCGGCCGACGGCACCGAACAGCCGCTGCCGCCCGGCGTACTGCACCTGCGGCGCACCGTCGCCGCGCTGGCCCGACGAGCACTGGGGAGGGCGCTGTCGTGA
- a CDS encoding NAD-dependent malic enzyme, protein MATAPSVSYSMTVRLEVPASGTAVSQLTTAVESSGGSVTGLDVTASGHEMLRIDVTIAASSTTHADEIVEQLRTIEGVTLGKVSDRTFLMHLGGKIEMQSKHPIRNRDDLSMVYTPGVARVCMAIAENPEDARRLTIKRNSVAVVTDGSAVLGLGNIGPKAALPVMEGKAALFKRFAGIDAWPLCLDTQDTDAIVEIVKAIAPGFAGINLEDISAPRCFEIEARLREALDIPVFHDDQHGTAIVVLAALTNALRVVGKGIGDVRVVMSGAGAAGTAILKLLLAAGVKNAVVADIHGVVHADREDLVSHDVDSPLRWIADNTNPEGLTGTLKEAVVGADVFIGVSAPNVLNGDDVAAMANGAIVFALANPDPEVDPAIARQTAEVVATGRSDFPNQINNVLVFPGVFRGLLDAQSRTVNTEMMLAAAGALADVVAEDELNRNYIIPSVFNDKVAGAVAGAVRTAAKAAGAAVTGPTSA, encoded by the coding sequence ATGGCAACGGCGCCCAGCGTCTCCTACTCGATGACGGTCCGGCTGGAGGTGCCCGCGAGCGGAACCGCGGTCTCCCAGCTCACCACGGCCGTCGAGTCATCCGGGGGCTCGGTCACCGGCCTCGATGTCACGGCCTCAGGCCACGAGATGCTGCGGATCGACGTGACGATCGCGGCGTCCTCCACGACGCATGCCGACGAGATCGTCGAACAGCTGCGCACCATCGAGGGCGTGACCCTCGGCAAGGTCTCCGACCGTACGTTCCTGATGCACCTCGGCGGCAAGATCGAGATGCAGTCCAAGCACCCCATCAGGAACCGTGACGACCTCTCCATGGTCTACACCCCGGGCGTGGCCCGCGTGTGCATGGCGATCGCCGAGAACCCCGAGGACGCGCGGCGTCTCACCATCAAGCGCAATTCCGTTGCGGTCGTAACGGACGGATCGGCCGTTCTCGGTCTCGGCAACATCGGCCCGAAGGCCGCGCTGCCGGTCATGGAGGGCAAGGCGGCCCTCTTCAAGCGCTTCGCGGGCATCGACGCCTGGCCGCTGTGCCTGGACACCCAGGACACCGACGCCATCGTCGAGATCGTCAAGGCGATCGCCCCCGGCTTCGCGGGCATCAACCTGGAGGACATCTCCGCCCCCCGCTGCTTCGAGATCGAGGCGCGGCTGCGCGAGGCCCTGGACATCCCCGTCTTCCACGACGACCAGCACGGCACGGCGATCGTGGTCCTGGCCGCGCTGACCAACGCGCTGCGCGTGGTGGGCAAGGGCATCGGCGACGTGCGCGTGGTCATGTCCGGCGCGGGCGCGGCCGGTACGGCCATCCTCAAGCTGCTGCTGGCCGCCGGTGTGAAGAACGCCGTGGTGGCCGACATCCACGGCGTCGTGCACGCCGACCGCGAGGACCTGGTCTCCCACGACGTCGACTCGCCGCTGCGCTGGATCGCCGACAACACCAACCCCGAGGGCCTCACGGGCACCCTCAAGGAGGCCGTCGTCGGCGCCGACGTCTTCATCGGCGTCTCGGCTCCGAACGTGCTGAACGGCGACGACGTGGCGGCCATGGCCAACGGCGCCATCGTGTTCGCGCTCGCGAACCCGGACCCCGAGGTCGACCCGGCAATCGCCCGTCAGACGGCGGAAGTTGTGGCCACCGGACGCTCGGACTTCCCGAACCAGATCAACAACGTCCTGGTCTTCCCCGGCGTCTTCCGCGGCCTGCTCGACGCCCAGTCGCGCACCGTCAACACGGAGATGATGCTGGCCGCCGCGGGCGCCCTGGCGGACGTCGTCGCCGAGGACGAGCTGAACCGCAACTACATCATCCCCAGCGTCTTCAACGACAAGGTCGCGGGCGCCGTGGCCGGGGCGGTGCGCACCGCCGCGAAGGCCGCGGGGGCCGCTGTGACGGGTCCCACGTCCGCCTGA
- a CDS encoding HU family DNA-binding protein — protein sequence MNRSELVAALADRAEVTRKDADAVLAAFAETVGEIVAKGDEKVTIPGFLTFERTHRAARTARNPQTGEPINIPAGYSVKVSAGSKLKEAAKGK from the coding sequence ATGAACCGCAGTGAGCTGGTGGCCGCGCTGGCCGACCGCGCCGAGGTGACCCGCAAGGACGCCGACGCCGTGCTGGCCGCGTTCGCCGAGACGGTCGGCGAGATCGTTGCCAAGGGCGACGAGAAGGTCACCATCCCCGGCTTCCTGACCTTCGAGCGCACCCACCGTGCCGCTCGCACCGCCCGTAACCCGCAGACCGGCGAGCCGATCAACATTCCGGCCGGTTACAGCGTCAAGGTTTCGGCTGGTTCCAAGCTGAAGGAAGCGGCCAAGGGCAAGTAA
- a CDS encoding YqgE/AlgH family protein: MTEVSSLTGRLLVATPALSDPNFDRAVVLLLDHDEEGSLGVVLNRPTPVGVADILEGWGDLAGAPGVVFQGGPVSLDSALGVAVVPGEEGTPSGIRFRTSRVDPVGFRRVHGAIGLVDLEAPPELLSPALGSLRIFAGYSGWGPGQLETELADGAWYVVESEPGDVSSPDPERLWRAVLRRQRSELAMVATYPDDPSLN, translated from the coding sequence ATGACCGAGGTGTCCTCGCTCACAGGGCGGCTGCTCGTGGCCACACCCGCCCTGTCGGACCCGAACTTCGACCGTGCGGTGGTGCTGCTCCTCGACCACGACGAGGAGGGCTCCCTCGGCGTGGTCCTGAACCGCCCGACCCCCGTGGGCGTCGCCGACATCCTGGAGGGCTGGGGCGATCTGGCGGGCGCGCCCGGCGTCGTCTTCCAGGGCGGCCCGGTGTCGTTGGACTCGGCGCTGGGGGTCGCGGTCGTCCCCGGCGAGGAGGGCACGCCGTCCGGCATCCGTTTCCGCACGAGCCGCGTCGACCCCGTCGGCTTCCGCCGCGTGCACGGCGCGATCGGCCTCGTGGACCTGGAGGCCCCGCCGGAGCTGCTCTCCCCGGCCCTCGGCAGTCTGCGGATCTTCGCGGGGTACTCGGGCTGGGGTCCGGGCCAGCTGGAGACCGAGCTGGCGGACGGCGCCTGGTACGTGGTCGAGTCCGAGCCGGGCGATGTCTCCTCGCCGGATCCGGAGCGGCTGTGGCGCGCGGTGCTCAGACGCCAGCGCAGTGAGCTGGCGATGGTGGCGACCTATCCGGACGACCCTTCCCTGAACTGA
- a CDS encoding MFS transporter — protein MRKVWLLMVGAFTLGLDAYVMAGLLPVVAGDLGTTVSLAGQMVTVFTLAYAVSAPLVTGLLSGVRPRVLIVAALAVFTLGNGLTALAPGLGVLLVSRAVAGVGAGVYSALSTAAAASLAGEERRGRALALVMGGMSSGTVLGVPLGVLLADHTSWRATMWLVTGLGAVALLGLAVGLPEVPAAPPVPVRARLGALADRKVLPIVSVSFLGAVASLGLYTYLAPVLASAGGVGAGDVAPYLWAWGIGGVLGSVVAGPLVDRTGRVVLLITGIVSTLVVSIGVLPLLGAAAFPALVVWGAAGWAFQVPQQHRLLALRAERGTVALALNNSALYLGSAVGSALAGLALSVGLAARALPWAAAGVAFAGLVLHMSAARGRSDSFGLRAGGGWSRSSPRP, from the coding sequence GTGCGCAAGGTGTGGTTGTTGATGGTGGGGGCCTTCACTCTGGGGCTCGACGCCTATGTGATGGCGGGCCTGCTGCCCGTCGTCGCAGGGGATCTGGGGACCACCGTCTCGCTCGCGGGGCAGATGGTCACCGTCTTCACCCTCGCGTACGCGGTGAGCGCGCCGCTCGTCACCGGGCTGCTGTCCGGCGTGCGGCCGCGCGTGCTGATCGTCGCCGCGCTGGCCGTCTTCACGCTCGGCAACGGCCTCACCGCGCTCGCGCCCGGCCTCGGCGTCCTCCTCGTCTCGCGGGCGGTGGCGGGTGTCGGCGCCGGGGTCTACTCGGCGCTGTCCACGGCGGCCGCCGCTTCGCTGGCGGGGGAGGAGCGCCGCGGGCGGGCGCTCGCGCTGGTGATGGGCGGGATGAGTTCGGGCACGGTCCTCGGTGTTCCGCTGGGGGTGCTGCTCGCCGACCACACGTCCTGGCGGGCCACGATGTGGCTGGTGACGGGCCTCGGCGCGGTCGCGCTCCTGGGTCTCGCGGTGGGGCTGCCCGAGGTGCCCGCCGCGCCGCCGGTGCCGGTGCGGGCGCGGCTCGGGGCGCTCGCCGACCGGAAGGTGCTGCCCATCGTGAGCGTCTCCTTCCTGGGCGCGGTGGCGAGCCTCGGCCTCTACACCTACCTCGCGCCGGTGCTCGCCTCGGCGGGCGGTGTGGGGGCGGGCGATGTGGCGCCGTACCTGTGGGCGTGGGGGATCGGCGGTGTGCTGGGCAGTGTGGTCGCCGGGCCGCTGGTGGACCGCACGGGCCGGGTGGTTCTCCTCATTACGGGGATCGTGTCGACCCTGGTCGTCTCGATCGGCGTGCTGCCGCTGCTCGGCGCCGCCGCCTTCCCCGCGCTCGTCGTCTGGGGCGCCGCGGGCTGGGCGTTCCAGGTCCCGCAGCAGCACCGCCTCCTCGCGCTGCGCGCCGAGCGCGGCACCGTCGCCCTCGCGCTCAACAACTCCGCCCTCTACCTGGGCAGCGCGGTCGGCTCCGCGCTGGCGGGGCTCGCTCTTTCGGTGGGTCTCGCGGCCCGTGCGTTGCCTTGGGCGGCGGCGGGGGTGGCTTTCGCGGGGCTCGTTCTGCACATGTCCGCGGCGCGGGGCCGCAGCGACTCCTTCGGTCTGCGGGCCGGTGGGGGCTGGTCGCGCAGTTCCCCGCGCCCCTGA
- a CDS encoding (2Fe-2S)-binding protein, with the protein MSDDRNTHNGGGWQPHPQGEYDSDATAFVQLPEGMLDAPLAAPGHGYVPPQITVTPTTADATDPAATGAWVMPPEVTGAADGGRTVRWPDAGTAQAPQPSQPQPEQQPAESHGYDPRATGQWSFSEGYGGQGHDQGYGQQYGQGGAAPSSDITGQWSIPVAEGDLPDESGEFTASSLTEGGGYPVRTQLNSWPGGGMPPATLPGGAPAPWATGAGAGAPWGAQAPEIQEEASQEEPRESRFEQTTLLRAVKVPPAGQSGVEAAQAAQAAQAAEAVEAAQETVEAAQEAIEVVEAVDALTVPEPPYEAPGPVDAFGTPIDVSLTAETSVAPEVLGVPEAAEVPEAPETPAEHAESAEFAPEPGEAEEQDEPDAAGEVGEVGQPEELVEATGTDAPVIAPNPLHDDHPLGSYVLRVNGTDRPVTDAWIGESLLYVLRERLGLAGAKDGCSQGECGACNVQVDGRLVASCLVPAATTAGSEIRTVEGLAADGQPSDVQRALAACGAVQCGFCVPGMAMTVHDLLEGNPAPSELETRRALCGNLCRCSGYRGVLDAVQEVVAEREASAAAEASAPAPDERTDEARIPHQAGPGAGGVHQSAYDDGTYEGPHGPYGQDGGQA; encoded by the coding sequence GTGAGCGACGACCGGAACACCCACAACGGCGGCGGCTGGCAGCCGCACCCGCAGGGCGAGTACGACTCGGACGCCACGGCGTTCGTGCAGCTCCCCGAGGGCATGCTGGACGCCCCGCTCGCCGCGCCCGGCCACGGCTATGTGCCGCCGCAGATAACGGTCACCCCGACCACCGCCGATGCCACCGACCCGGCGGCCACGGGCGCGTGGGTCATGCCGCCCGAGGTGACGGGGGCGGCCGACGGCGGGCGGACGGTGCGGTGGCCCGACGCGGGCACGGCGCAGGCGCCCCAGCCCTCCCAGCCTCAGCCGGAGCAGCAGCCGGCGGAGAGTCACGGTTACGACCCCCGGGCGACCGGGCAGTGGAGCTTCAGCGAGGGGTACGGCGGGCAAGGGCACGACCAGGGCTACGGGCAGCAGTACGGGCAGGGGGGCGCCGCTCCCTCGTCCGACATCACGGGGCAGTGGTCGATCCCGGTCGCCGAAGGTGATCTCCCGGACGAATCGGGCGAGTTCACCGCCTCCTCGCTGACCGAGGGCGGGGGCTACCCCGTTCGTACGCAGCTGAACTCCTGGCCCGGGGGCGGCATGCCTCCCGCGACGCTGCCGGGCGGCGCGCCCGCGCCCTGGGCGACGGGTGCGGGGGCCGGTGCGCCCTGGGGTGCGCAGGCCCCGGAGATCCAGGAGGAGGCCTCTCAGGAGGAGCCGCGGGAGAGCCGGTTCGAGCAGACGACGCTGCTGCGGGCGGTCAAGGTGCCGCCCGCCGGGCAGTCGGGGGTCGAGGCGGCGCAGGCGGCACAGGCGGCGCAGGCCGCGGAGGCCGTCGAAGCCGCGCAGGAGACCGTCGAGGCCGCTCAGGAGGCCATTGAGGTCGTCGAGGCCGTTGATGCCCTGACGGTTCCGGAACCGCCGTACGAGGCCCCCGGGCCCGTGGACGCCTTCGGCACCCCCATCGACGTATCCCTCACGGCTGAAACGTCCGTGGCGCCTGAGGTGCTCGGCGTGCCCGAAGCAGCTGAAGTGCCCGAAGCGCCCGAAACACCTGCTGAGCACGCCGAATCGGCCGAATTCGCTCCCGAGCCGGGCGAAGCGGAGGAGCAGGACGAGCCGGACGCGGCGGGCGAAGTGGGTGAAGTAGGCCAGCCGGAAGAACTGGTGGAGGCGACCGGCACCGACGCCCCCGTCATCGCCCCCAACCCCCTCCACGACGACCACCCCCTCGGCTCCTACGTCCTGCGCGTGAACGGCACCGACCGTCCCGTCACCGACGCCTGGATCGGGGAGTCCCTGCTCTACGTCCTGCGGGAGCGGCTCGGTCTCGCGGGCGCCAAGGACGGCTGCTCGCAGGGGGAGTGCGGGGCCTGCAACGTCCAGGTGGACGGCCGTCTCGTCGCCTCCTGCCTGGTGCCAGCCGCCACCACGGCGGGCAGTGAGATCCGCACCGTCGAGGGCCTGGCCGCCGACGGGCAGCCCTCCGACGTGCAGCGCGCGCTCGCCGCGTGCGGCGCGGTGCAGTGCGGCTTCTGCGTACCGGGCATGGCCATGACCGTGCACGACCTTCTTGAGGGCAACCCCGCCCCCAGCGAGCTGGAGACCCGCCGCGCGCTGTGCGGCAACCTCTGCCGCTGCTCGGGCTACCGCGGTGTGCTCGACGCCGTGCAGGAGGTGGTCGCCGAGCGCGAGGCGTCCGCCGCGGCCGAGGCGTCGGCCCCCGCGCCGGACGAGCGGACCGACGAGGCCCGCATCCCGCACCAGGCGGGCCCGGGCGCGGGCGGCGTCCACCAGAGCGCGTACGACGACGGTACGTACGAAGGACCGCACGGCCCCTACGGCCAGGACGGAGGCCAGGCGTGA
- a CDS encoding LysR family transcriptional regulator translates to MNDVRPQEPLDGVELRHLRAFLAVADELNFTHAAALLRIGQPVLTRTVRALEDALGTRLLERTTRRVELTDAGCRLREELAPLLSRVDTALRSAGSEPPVLRLGFTSVLPQACAESAHAFKAATGAGVRLVRSDTPLAGLTSGACDIAVVRGDIPPGAAVRSRLLLHEPRIAVLARDAPELAGRRVVDWPDLADLPLVVNTVTGTTGPELWPEDRRPRLACTADNFDEWLEAVAAGHGVGVAPEPVARRHSHPSLRYVRLKNAPPVAVRLAVPARDAHPLAERFLGQFREGSSG, encoded by the coding sequence ATGAATGACGTACGGCCTCAGGAACCCTTGGACGGCGTGGAGCTGCGGCACCTGCGCGCCTTCCTCGCCGTCGCCGACGAGCTGAACTTCACGCACGCCGCGGCCCTGCTCCGCATCGGGCAGCCCGTGCTCACGCGGACCGTGCGGGCCCTTGAGGACGCCCTCGGGACGCGTCTGCTGGAGCGCACCACGCGGCGCGTCGAACTCACCGACGCCGGATGCCGGCTGCGCGAGGAGCTGGCGCCGCTGCTGTCCCGGGTCGACACCGCGCTGCGGTCCGCGGGCAGCGAACCCCCGGTCCTGCGGCTCGGGTTCACCTCGGTCCTGCCCCAGGCCTGCGCGGAGTCCGCCCACGCCTTCAAGGCGGCCACCGGCGCGGGCGTGCGCCTGGTGCGCAGCGACACCCCGCTGGCGGGCCTGACCTCGGGCGCCTGCGACATCGCGGTCGTACGAGGTGACATCCCGCCCGGCGCCGCGGTGCGCTCACGGCTGCTGCTGCACGAGCCGCGGATCGCGGTCCTCGCCCGTGACGCGCCCGAACTCGCGGGCCGCCGCGTCGTGGACTGGCCGGACCTCGCGGACCTTCCCCTGGTCGTCAACACCGTCACCGGCACGACCGGCCCCGAGCTGTGGCCCGAGGACCGCCGCCCGCGCCTCGCCTGCACGGCCGACAACTTCGACGAGTGGCTGGAGGCGGTCGCCGCGGGCCACGGCGTGGGTGTGGCCCCGGAACCGGTGGCCCGCAGACACTCCCACCCGTCCCTGCGCTACGTACGCCTGAAGAACGCCCCGCCCGTCGCCGTGCGCCTGGCGGTTCCGGCCAGGGACGCGCATCCCCTGGCCGAGCGCTTCCTCGGTCAGTTCAGGGAAGGGTCGTCCGGATAG
- the murA gene encoding UDP-N-acetylglucosamine 1-carboxyvinyltransferase, whose product MTVTDDVLLVHGGTPLEGEIRVRGAKNLVPKAMVAALLGSAPSRLRNVPDIRDVRVVRGLLQLHGVTVRPGDQPGELIMDPSHVESANVADIDAHAGSSRIPILFCGPLLHRLGHAFIPGLGGCDIGGRPIDFHFEVLRQFGATIEKRADGQYLEAPQRLRGTKIRLPYPSVGATEQVLLTAVLAEGVTELSNAAVEPEIEDLICVLQKMGAIIAMDTDRTIRITGVDSLGGYNHHALSDRLEAASWASAALATEGNIYVRGAQQRSMMTFLNTYRKVGGAFEIDDEGIRFWHPGGSLNAIALETDVHPGFQTDWQQPLVVALTQAAGLSIVHETVYESRLGFTSALNQMGAHIQLYRECLGGSDCRFGQRNFLHSAVVSGPTKLQGADLVIPDLRGGFSYLIAALAAQGTSRVHGIDLINRGYENFMEKLQELGAKVELPNGRTAL is encoded by the coding sequence ATGACCGTCACCGACGATGTACTGCTTGTCCACGGCGGAACCCCGCTGGAGGGCGAGATCCGTGTCCGCGGCGCGAAGAACCTCGTGCCCAAGGCCATGGTCGCCGCGCTGCTCGGCAGCGCTCCGAGCCGGCTGCGCAATGTCCCCGACATTCGCGACGTCCGAGTCGTACGCGGCCTGCTCCAGCTGCACGGCGTGACGGTCCGCCCCGGTGACCAGCCGGGTGAGCTGATCATGGACCCGTCGCACGTGGAGAGCGCGAATGTCGCCGACATCGACGCCCACGCGGGCTCGTCGCGCATTCCGATCCTCTTCTGCGGACCGCTCCTGCACCGCCTCGGGCACGCCTTCATCCCCGGTCTCGGCGGCTGCGACATCGGCGGCCGCCCGATCGACTTCCACTTCGAGGTGCTCCGCCAGTTCGGCGCGACCATCGAGAAGCGCGCCGACGGCCAGTACCTGGAGGCCCCGCAGCGCCTGCGCGGCACCAAGATCCGCCTGCCGTACCCGTCCGTGGGCGCCACCGAGCAGGTCCTGCTCACCGCCGTGCTCGCGGAGGGTGTGACGGAGCTCTCGAACGCCGCGGTCGAGCCGGAGATCGAGGACCTGATCTGCGTCCTGCAGAAAATGGGCGCGATCATCGCCATGGACACCGACCGGACCATCAGGATCACCGGTGTCGACAGCCTCGGCGGCTACAACCACCACGCCCTCTCGGACCGCCTGGAGGCCGCCTCCTGGGCTTCCGCGGCCCTGGCGACCGAAGGCAACATCTACGTCCGCGGCGCCCAGCAGCGCTCGATGATGACGTTCCTGAACACCTACCGGAAGGTGGGCGGTGCCTTCGAGATCGACGACGAGGGCATCCGCTTCTGGCACCCGGGCGGCTCGCTCAACGCGATCGCCCTGGAGACGGACGTGCACCCGGGCTTCCAGACCGACTGGCAGCAGCCGCTCGTCGTCGCCCTGACGCAGGCCGCGGGCCTCTCCATCGTGCACGAGACGGTCTACGAGTCCCGCCTCGGCTTCACCTCCGCGCTCAACCAGATGGGCGCGCACATCCAGCTCTACCGCGAGTGCCTGGGCGGCTCCGACTGCCGCTTCGGCCAGCGCAACTTCCTGCACTCGGCGGTCGTCAGCGGCCCCACGAAGCTCCAGGGCGCCGATCTGGTCATCCCGGACCTGCGCGGCGGCTTCTCGTACCTCATCGCGGCTCTCGCGGCCCAGGGCACGTCCCGTGTCCACGGCATCGACCTGATCAACCGCGGCTACGAGAACTTCATGGAGAAGCTCCAGGAGCTGGGCGCGAAGGTCGAGCTGCCGAACGGCAGGACGGCCCTCTAA